The Cardiocondyla obscurior isolate alpha-2009 linkage group LG25, Cobs3.1, whole genome shotgun sequence genome has a segment encoding these proteins:
- the LOC139111706 gene encoding dynein light chain Tctex-type 5, whose protein sequence is MSKPQNKQETSMPISKSKLWQSFAQRLSIKSPTDAESTSYHTVDKILRDVIEIKLSMVTSYHSNQTSRFCLEIVIDVLKAIGKKTYDRYKIVTQVHIIQRDQQSLHAAFQYLWDAERDNYSYHVFENNHIYAWCCVFGVYYD, encoded by the exons ATGAGTAAACCGCAAAATAAACAAGAAACTTCGATGCCGATATCAAAGAGTAAATTATGGCAAAGTTTTGCCCAAAGACTGAGCATCAAATCGCCAACAGACGCAGAG tcgacaTCTTATCACACCGTCGACAAGATCTTACGTGACGTTATAGAAATCAAATTATCGATGGTTACATCATATCACTCGAATCAGACGTCAAGATTTTGTTTGGAAATTGTCATTGACGTGCTAAAGGCTATCGGCAAGAAGACTTACGACAG ATACAAGATAGTCACGCAAGTGCACATTATCCAGCGCGACCAGCAAAGTCTACACGCGGCCTTCCAGTATCTCTGGGACGCGGAGCGCGATAATTACTCGTATCACGTGTTCGAAAACAATCACATATACGCGTGGTGCTGCGTATTCGGTGTGTATTACGATTAA